A window from Ovis canadensis isolate MfBH-ARS-UI-01 breed Bighorn chromosome 26, ARS-UI_OviCan_v2, whole genome shotgun sequence encodes these proteins:
- the SMIM18 gene encoding small integral membrane protein 18 → MASLSSSLWNETTTSVYQYLGFQVQKIYPFHDNWNTACFVILLLFIFTVVSLVVLAFLYEVLDCCCFVKNKTVKDLKNEPNPIRSMMDNIRKRETEVV, encoded by the coding sequence ATGGCCTCACTGAGCTCCAGCCTCTGGAATGAAACCACTACATCTGTTTATCAGTACCTTGGTTTTCAAGTTCAAAAAATTTACCCTTTCCACGATAACTGGAACACTGCCTGCTTTGTCattctgcttttatttatatttacagtGGTTTCTTTAGTGGTGCTGGCTTTTCTTTATGAAGTACTTGATTGCTGCTGCTTtgtgaaaaacaaaactgtaaaagacttgaaaaatgaACCAAACCCTATCAGAAGTATGATGGACAACATCAGAAAACGTGAAACTGAAGTGGTCTAG